In Plasmodium gaboni strain SY75 chromosome 11, whole genome shotgun sequence, the following proteins share a genomic window:
- a CDS encoding hypothetical protein (conserved Plasmodium protein, unknown function): MYKMNDLDIDEYNRNIIQELNEAADEGEYSLSMFLHDLIEIDMESNFSYKYIIIERLVEICINSINKKMFYLADECMYFIRYSIDKCVNLKDEIIKNTSFFKNINIIIDTCSNEIKHYNNNNNNNDNNNDSLYIFEKTFFFFILDLNNNVNGFMDSWNIYKNELIHFYTTLIHIISLTTSEFYDILNNIKEEDDNVEIYYIHIGCKLMKIIEICLDVSILIFNNIDKIENIDILQTDINVLIKKFDDIPDIEIKKKIISMMKVLNKKIINEKELNEEINKFNIKYNLLSNISNKQKYKNKKNTKKNKKKNMKSNVNININNDMINNINNINNINNDYYDFLNITKNKNNININYLKTNSYIYINNCYLFLNTYEQNINDITMNTSPNGCNKIKLSSWGYKGSLLINFFYSYFYNIKHKLLVVISYDNMKIKVDPNYKSVFFYFKKGEISGVLSNKLKNTFKDKFLDNLEIGIKLNSKEICKNVHELMMTRIDIEKLSDNERQKKKELHVDKEYNFKEDTFNIIEQVHNMDNDKNEKNKKNDTYEEYEPNNINDNNVEVVQNNHIHFNKIESNDMSFINNDNLKNEEKLERRKVSFATTKELCLLNDDVSVETKTMLLEESILKHVHSNYNNKWINNNIIYNQNQYQNVYYDNNNNNNNNNKCKQNHDNNTNCLSENSTSKRNNDSLFIHDNHKKEKIEPLKISYATTRDLFGKEEYSKGNNEVDDNNTMNIKRVNHHHNNNNIKEGTLNHKNLFFNHVIPKDEHINKDQNRNEDYYTYSDKTEKKQNEETHTLNHYSYDKENIKIINNEDNTNKEDIHTNIYKKNNKIYISNEYITNNNNEEEKNKYNQNISNDLQNEDNKKYNYSIKNDKNFLNSKNYKETKKIQNKNNVINRHDLELNSELKRSYILNNSQNKYNINKDYIIKSPVDIVRKLLNFDEKQKNIEECLETINNYNINDKNKKENNINEDQIDYIKHDDSNTILNYNDNSHDNLNNLRMTSSEENIITKNMTQKYSNLFKNINDKINCNYKDDNCLINKRNEKKEKKQIKKNKNNYNKENNDEKDKDNDNDKNNDKDNNNDKDNDNDNDNDHINHDKSEDKFIITNNIKNEEINENVKDEVVNVVNIISINNKETIQEQDITEKKKKFKNINLNNRSNEYSKIINISGYDEPSNELIYNFENNIVSPCNIDKSCISSRSKKRISTSMMNNITPNDDNNNNNNNNNNNTYFKQTNDSYSKNVMDSPYPIKKVKYNYYYDSKLFELLKKEDNLEKLSAKYLIRAYTLIQYNKRYVHIQIIDYFRYIKKEILLSYDNINIKYNKLLNNIQSKHDNKLQSILIKYYKHLKEHTNQKKILNLNKNIPKSININKIKIKIKSLYDTLNIVQRTMKDKILNSTILLNYKQSDIYTPTFSLGTIISKYSI; encoded by the exons atgtataaaatgAACGATTTAGATATCGATGAATATAACAGGAATATAATTCAAGAACTTAATGAAGCGGCAGATGAAGGTGAATATTCGTTGTCTATGTTTTTACATGACCTAATAGAAATAGACATGGAATCTAATTTTagttataaatatataattatagaAAGATTAGTTgaaatatgtataaattctataaataagaaaatgttttatttagCTGATGAGTGCATGTATTTTATTCGTTATTCTATAGATAAATGTgtaaatttaaaagatgagataataaagaatacttctttttttaagaatataaatattataatagACACGTGTTCAAACGaaataaaacattataataataataataataataatgataataataatgatagtttatatatttttgaaaaaacgttttttttttttattcttgatttaaataataatgtaaatgGTTTTATGGATTCatggaatatatataaaaatgaattgatacatttttatactacactaatacatataatatcattaaCTACATCTGaattttatgatatattaaataatataaaagaagaagatgataatgttgaaatatattatatacacataGGATGTAAGTTAATGAAGATAATCGAAATATGTTTAGATGTATCAattcttatatttaataatatagacaagatagaaaatatagatatattacaaactgatataaatgttttgattaaaaaatttgatGATATTCCAgatatagaaataaaaaaaaaaattatatcaaTGATGAAAgttttaaataaaaaaataataaatgagAAAGAATTGAATgaagaaattaataaatttaatattaaatataatttgttatctaatatatcaaataagcaaaaatataaaaataagaaaaacaccaaaaaaaataaaaaaaaaaatatgaaaagTAATGtgaatattaatataaataatgatatgataaataatataaataatataaataatataaataatgattattatgattttctaaatataactaaaaataaaaacaatataaatataaattatttaaaaactaattcatatatatatataaacaattgttatctttttcttaatacatatgaacaaaatataaacgATATAACAATGAATACATCACCAAATGGatgtaataaaataaagttATCATCATGGGGGTATAAAGGATCATtgttaataaattttttttattcttatttttataacattaaacataaattattagtagttatatcatatgataatatgaaaataaaagtgGATCCGAATTACAAATCTgtattcttttattttaaaaaggGAGAAATATCAG GTGTTCTGTCTAACAAACTAAAGAATACGTTTAAAGATAAATTTTTAGACAATCTAGAAATAGGAATCAAACTAAACTCAAAAGAGATATGTAAGAATGTGCATGAACTTATGATGACTCGTATTGACATAGAAAAATTGAGTGATAATGAAAGACAGAAAAAGAAGGAACTACATGTTgataaagaatataattttaaagaagatacttttaatattatcgAACAGGTTCATAATATggataatgataaaaatgaaaaaaataaaaaaaatgatacatatgaagaatatgaaccaaataatattaatgataataatgtaGAGGTAGTTcaaaataatcatatacattttaataaGATAGAAAGTAATGATATGTCctttattaataatgataatttaaaaaatgaagaaaagTTAGAACGAAGAAAAGTTAGCTTTGCAACTACAAAAGAATTGTGCttattaaatgatgatGTTTCTGTTGAAACCAAAACTATGTTATTAGAAGAATCAATATTAAAACATGTCCATtcaaattataataataaatggataaataataatattatatataatcaaaatCAATATCAAAATgtttattatgataataataataataataataataataataaatgtaaacAAAACCATGATAACAATACAAATTGTTTAAGTGAAAATTCGACAAGTAAGCGAAATAATgattctttatttattcatgACAATCATaagaaggaaaaaataGAACCTCTCAAAATTAGTTATGCCACTACAAGAGATTTATTTGGTAAGGAAGAATATTCAAAAGGAAACAATGAAGTAGATGATAATAACACgatgaatataaaaagagTGAATCACCAccataataataataacatcAAAGAAGGAACCTTAAATCATAAGAACCTTTTCTTTAATCATGTAATTCCTAAGGatgaacatataaataaggATCAAAACAGAAATGAAGACTATTACACATATTCAGATaaaacagaaaaaaaacaaaacgAGGAGACACATACATTGAACCATTATAGTtatgataaagaaaatattaaaataataaataatgaagataatacaaataaagaagatatacatacaaatatatataaaaaaaataataaaatatatatatcaaatgaatatattacaaataataataatgaagaagaaaaaaataaatacaatcaaaatatatcaaacgatttacaaaatgaagataataagaaatataactattccataaaaaatgataaaaattttttaaatagtaaaaattataaagaaacaaaaaaaatacaaaataaaaataatgtgATAAACAGACATGATTTAGAATTAAATTCTGAATTAAAAAGGTCAtacattttaaataattcacaaaataaatataatattaataaagattatattataaaatcCCCAGTTGATATTGTTAGGAAGTTATTGAACTTTGATGAAAAgcaaaaaaatattgagGAATGTTTAGAGacaataaataattataacataaatgataaaaacaaaaaagaaaataatataaatgaagatCAAATTGATTATATTAAACATGATGATTCGAATACTATACTTAATTATAATGACAATAGTCatgataatttaaataatttgCGCATGACAAGTAGTGAAGAAAATATcataacaaaaaatatgacCCAAAAATACTCGAACCTTTTTAAgaatattaatgataaaataaattgCAATTATAAGGATGACAACTGTTTAATAAATAAGAGAAATGAAAAGAAGgagaaaaaacaaattaaaaaaaataaaaataattataataaagaaaataacGATGAAAAAGACAAAGACAATGACAATGACAAAAACAATGACAAAGACAATAATAATGACAAAGACaatgataatgataatgacAATGATCATATAAATCATGACAAAAGTGAAgataaatttataataacaaataatataaaaaatgaagaaataaatgaaaaCGTAAAAGATGAAGTAGTAAATGttgttaatattatatcaattaataataaagagACAATACAAGAACAAGATATtacagaaaaaaaaaaaaaatttaaaaacattaatttaaataataggtcaaatgaatattcaaaaattataaatatatcagGTTATGATGAACCTAGTAATGAATTAATTTAcaattttgaaaataatattgtatCACCATGTAATATTGATAAAAGCTGCATAAGTAGTAGGAgcaaaaaaagaatatcTACATCAATGATGAATAATATCACACcaaatgatgataataataataataataataataataataataatacatattttaaacaAACTAATGATTCTTATTCAAAAAATGTTATGGATTCACCTTATCCAATTAAAAAAGTGAAatacaattattattatgattcTAAACTATTTGAactattaaaaaaagaagataaCTTAGAAAAATTGTCAGCCAAATATTTAATTCGAGCTTACACATTAAttcaatataataaaagatatgTACATATTCAAATCATTGACTATtttagatatataaaaaaagaaattctattatcatatgataacattaatataaaatataataaattattaaataatatacaatCAAAACATGATAACAAATTACAAAGTAtcttaataaaatattataagcatttaaaagaacatacaaatcaaaaaaaaattctaaatcttaataaaaatattccaaaatctattaatataaataaaattaaaattaaaattaaatcCTTATATGATACACTTAACATAGTTCAAAGAACTATgaaagataaaatattaaattcaACAATTCTACTTAATTATAAACAAAGTGATATTTATACACCAACCTTTTCTTTAGGAACTataatatcaaaatattccatataa
- a CDS encoding putative pre-mRNA splicing factor — protein sequence MFIDSEAKSLYNVIENFERKIIYLSFINEEILEKLNEHDISTIPEDFLLYFKDIIKLNKLYEHSDILKNNIEDDIEGDDDVDDENVCVNKEHEDLLDKIKKYCICLCKIFNDNDNLYIILNKMKDKENHDFSKFFYIIKDIKNIFQTKFQTSALEKMKGIENMNKLKDEEQKIQEEEKKLNDELENIRKESHKELNELEQCLKKKENELEQLKKSSQENLQQLLNMLPLNDISDNLEHINILFEKTKNIYENKIKLYQDQEISLVKKNKLLELDIENYINLIDDQIKTQDDEIEKYTSELKKNKITEKDLDSILLRKQNEESERCFLYELTEKRNMIIQKKDNMNNEAAVLIQSYIRAVKERNLFSEHEKKKKSRKKKK from the exons ATGTTCATAGACAGTGAAGCAAAAAGTTTATACAATGTCATTGAAAATTttgaaagaaaaataatatatttatcttttataaaCGAGGAg ATATTAGAAAAATTGAATGAACATGATATTAGCACCATTCCTGAGgattttcttttatatttcaaggacataataaaattaaacaaattatatgaacatagtgatatattaaaaaataatatagaagATGATATAGAAGGAGATGACGATGTAGATGATGAAAATGTCTGTGTAAATAAAGAACATGAAGATTTGTTggataaaataaaaaaatattgtatatgtttgtgtaaaatatttaatgataatgataatctttatataatattaaataaaatgaaagataaagaaaatCATGACTTTTctaaatttttttacatCATCAAAGATATAAAg aatatttttcaaaCAAAGTTTCAAACTAGCGCtttagaaaaaatgaaaggcatagaaaatatgaataaattaaaagatgaagaacaaaaaatccaagaagaagaaaagaaGTTAAACGATGAATTAGAAAACATAAGAAAAGAAAGTcataaagaattaaatgAACTAGAACaatgtttaaaaaaaaaagaaaatgaattaGAACAGTTAAAAAAATCTTCACAAGAAAATTTACAACAGTTATTAAATATGTTACcattaaatgatatatctGATAATTTagaacatataaatatattatttgaaaaaacaaaaaatatatatgaaaataaaataaaattatatcaaGATCAAGAAATAAGTTTAGTcaagaaaaataaattacTAGAACTCGATAtagaaaattatatcaaTCTGATAGACGACCAAATTAAAACCCAAGACGACg aaattgaaaaatatacaagcgaattaaagaaaaataaaataacagAAAAAGATTTAGACAGTATACTTCTaagaaaacaaaatgaagaaaGTGAAAGatgttttttatatgaactaactgaaaaaagaaatatgataattcaaaaaaaagataatatgaacaacGAAGCTGCTGTATTAATTCAATCTTATATAAGGGCCGTAAAAGAGCGCAATTTATTTAGTGAGcatgagaaaaaaaaaaaaagtagaaaaaaaaaaaaataa